A window of Natrinema versiforme contains these coding sequences:
- a CDS encoding DNA polymerase domain-containing protein: MTEAGQTGLAAFGGDSDESDDRPAEEAAAVAGNGGSNAAEVIDVVEETLPEPEGELELAVMQVDYTIAGYGDEERPIMHVFGRTPERKLEHVQVVGFKPYFYAPTDSLERPPEEQYDRLTGSREVGEDGEPYESIRGEKLTKIFGQTPRDVGQVRDDFEHYEADILFPNRFLIDKDIRSGLRVPERRAEDDSLVVPHDEVESAAVDADPRVNTFDIEVDDRHGFPEDGEEPIVCLTSHDSYRDEYIMWLYEAPIGDGEIPTEIEEYDPIEGAIDHEVRAFEEEEAMLEAFIEYIDTTDPDILTGWNFEDFDAPYFLDRLEELAGPHHEYDLSIDQLSRVDEVWRSNWGGPDIKGRIVFDLLYAYQRMVFSELDSYRLDAVGEAELGVGKERYAGDIGDLWEGDPTQLLAYNLRDVELCVELDRQQEIVPFWDEVRSFVGCKLEDAPTPGDAVDMYVLHEAHGRFALPSKGQQEAGEEYEGGAVFEPITGVKENVTVLDLKSLYPMCMTTVNASPETKVDPDEYDGETYIAPTEPDPIHFRKEPDGVMREMITELLAEREEKKELRNEHEPGSLEYEQYDRQQGAVKVIMNCFTPDTEVLTPSGVREITDLEIGDEVYSLDPETEELEIKPVVETHDYPDYDGGLIDIETSKIDFRVTPNHRMLVRKNERNGITEDEYSFVEAGNLDRATNYELPHGWAGPDGDKLEEVDLTELIDGEYEVWVRPSVHGRTFTAELGWTPRRVPKADVGKTGYVFTDEEFEEHREYIEEVCEMSFIHRESGRKWIPRTYDGDDFLDLLAWFVTEGNVYTSEDKQFGENFRGSATTVNLAQDKLPVADGGVDHHATIGELLDDMDFDYYVDDRCYTVTSKLLGDLLTSHCGDGSFEKRIPEFVFECSSQQKRRFLEVLIDGDGDRQVNSWRYTTSSDRLRDDVLRLCAHLGVTANYNRDSGSWRIYVTEGSKNTLRMHRSASRSTADDGVYCVTVEDNHTLLAGRNGKFQFVGQSLYGVSGWEQFRLYDKEAASAITATGREVIEFTETAANEEGYEVTYGDTDSVMLELGTDVSKAEAIEKSFDLEDHINGRYDDFAHEELGAEFHRFQIEFEKLYRRFFQAGKKKRYAGHITWKEGKDVDDIDIVGFEYQRSDIAPITKEVQHRVIEMIVREGDVEGAKEYVNGVIEDVREGDISLEDIAIPGGIGKRLDNYDTDTAQVRGAKYANLLLGTNFQRGSKPKRLYLDRVDPSFFERLEAEDGFDARTDPLYGAFKRDPDVICFEYEDQIPEAFDVDYDKMLEKTLQGPIERILEALGISWEEVKSGQEQTGLDSYM, from the coding sequence ATGACTGAGGCGGGCCAGACCGGACTCGCGGCGTTCGGCGGCGACTCCGACGAGAGCGACGACCGGCCGGCGGAAGAGGCGGCTGCCGTCGCCGGTAACGGCGGGTCGAACGCCGCGGAAGTGATCGACGTCGTCGAGGAGACGCTGCCCGAGCCCGAGGGCGAACTCGAGCTCGCGGTGATGCAGGTCGACTACACGATCGCCGGCTACGGGGACGAGGAGCGACCGATCATGCACGTCTTCGGGCGCACGCCCGAGCGCAAACTCGAGCACGTACAGGTGGTCGGGTTCAAACCGTATTTCTACGCGCCGACAGACTCACTCGAGCGACCGCCGGAGGAGCAGTACGACCGGCTGACGGGGAGCAGAGAGGTCGGCGAAGACGGCGAGCCCTACGAGAGCATTCGCGGCGAGAAACTCACCAAGATCTTCGGCCAAACGCCCCGCGACGTCGGGCAGGTGCGCGACGACTTCGAGCACTACGAGGCCGACATTCTGTTCCCGAACCGGTTCCTGATCGACAAGGACATCCGCAGCGGGCTTCGCGTGCCGGAGCGACGCGCCGAGGACGACTCGCTGGTCGTCCCCCACGACGAGGTCGAATCGGCCGCCGTCGACGCCGATCCCCGCGTCAACACGTTCGACATCGAGGTCGACGACCGCCACGGCTTCCCCGAGGACGGCGAGGAACCGATCGTCTGTCTCACCAGCCACGACTCCTACCGCGACGAGTACATCATGTGGCTCTACGAGGCCCCGATCGGCGACGGCGAGATCCCGACCGAGATCGAGGAGTACGACCCGATCGAGGGTGCTATCGACCACGAGGTTCGAGCCTTCGAGGAGGAGGAAGCCATGCTCGAGGCCTTCATCGAGTACATCGACACCACCGATCCCGACATCCTCACGGGCTGGAACTTCGAGGACTTCGACGCGCCGTACTTCCTCGACCGCCTCGAGGAACTCGCGGGCCCCCACCACGAGTACGACCTCTCGATCGATCAGCTCTCCCGGGTCGACGAGGTCTGGCGGAGCAACTGGGGCGGTCCTGACATCAAAGGCCGTATCGTCTTCGACCTGCTGTATGCCTACCAGCGGATGGTCTTCTCCGAACTGGACTCCTACCGGCTCGACGCCGTCGGCGAGGCGGAGTTAGGCGTCGGCAAGGAACGCTACGCCGGGGACATCGGTGACCTCTGGGAGGGCGATCCGACGCAGTTGCTCGCGTACAACCTCCGGGACGTGGAGCTGTGTGTCGAACTCGATCGGCAACAGGAGATCGTTCCCTTCTGGGACGAGGTGCGCTCGTTCGTCGGCTGTAAGTTAGAGGACGCGCCGACGCCGGGCGATGCGGTCGACATGTACGTCCTCCACGAGGCCCACGGCCGTTTCGCGCTCCCCTCGAAGGGCCAACAGGAGGCCGGCGAGGAGTACGAGGGCGGCGCGGTGTTCGAGCCGATCACGGGCGTCAAGGAGAACGTCACCGTGCTGGACCTGAAGTCGCTGTACCCGATGTGTATGACGACGGTCAACGCCTCGCCCGAGACGAAGGTCGATCCCGACGAGTACGACGGGGAGACGTATATCGCGCCGACCGAACCCGATCCGATCCACTTCCGCAAGGAACCCGACGGCGTCATGCGGGAGATGATTACCGAACTCCTCGCCGAGCGCGAGGAGAAGAAGGAACTGCGAAACGAACACGAGCCCGGAAGCCTCGAGTACGAGCAGTACGACCGCCAGCAGGGCGCGGTGAAGGTCATCATGAACTGCTTCACGCCGGATACGGAGGTTTTGACTCCTAGTGGCGTGCGCGAGATCACCGATCTCGAGATCGGCGACGAAGTGTATTCGCTCGATCCGGAGACGGAAGAACTGGAGATCAAGCCGGTCGTCGAAACCCACGACTATCCCGACTACGACGGCGGTCTGATCGATATCGAGACGAGCAAGATAGACTTCCGCGTCACGCCGAATCACCGCATGCTCGTCCGAAAGAACGAGAGAAACGGGATCACGGAAGACGAGTACAGCTTTGTCGAGGCCGGAAACCTCGACCGAGCGACGAACTATGAGCTCCCTCACGGGTGGGCGGGCCCCGACGGAGACAAGCTCGAGGAGGTCGATCTCACGGAACTGATCGACGGCGAATACGAAGTGTGGGTCAGACCGTCCGTTCACGGCCGCACGTTCACGGCGGAATTGGGCTGGACGCCGCGTCGCGTACCGAAAGCTGATGTCGGCAAAACGGGGTACGTCTTCACGGACGAGGAGTTCGAGGAACACCGTGAGTACATCGAAGAGGTCTGTGAGATGAGTTTCATTCACCGGGAATCCGGACGGAAATGGATTCCTCGGACCTACGATGGAGACGATTTCCTCGACCTGCTTGCATGGTTCGTAACGGAAGGAAACGTCTATACGTCCGAAGACAAGCAGTTCGGCGAGAATTTCCGCGGTTCGGCGACGACGGTAAACCTGGCGCAGGACAAACTGCCGGTTGCCGACGGCGGCGTCGACCACCACGCGACGATCGGCGAATTGCTCGATGACATGGATTTTGACTACTACGTCGATGATCGATGTTACACGGTCACATCGAAACTCCTCGGTGATCTATTGACGTCGCACTGTGGCGACGGCAGTTTCGAGAAGCGAATCCCCGAGTTTGTCTTCGAGTGCAGCAGCCAACAGAAACGACGGTTCCTCGAGGTACTCATCGACGGCGATGGCGATCGGCAGGTCAACTCCTGGCGGTATACTACCTCAAGCGATCGGCTCCGGGACGATGTCCTCCGTCTCTGTGCACATCTCGGCGTAACGGCAAACTACAATCGTGATAGCGGCTCGTGGCGCATCTACGTCACTGAGGGCTCGAAAAACACGCTTCGAATGCACCGAAGTGCGTCTCGAAGTACTGCTGACGACGGTGTTTACTGCGTTACCGTCGAGGACAACCACACGCTGCTCGCCGGCCGAAACGGGAAGTTCCAGTTCGTCGGTCAATCGCTATACGGCGTCTCGGGTTGGGAACAGTTCCGCCTGTACGACAAGGAAGCAGCATCTGCCATCACTGCCACTGGTCGCGAAGTCATCGAGTTTACCGAGACCGCTGCCAACGAGGAAGGCTATGAGGTTACCTACGGCGACACCGACAGCGTCATGCTCGAACTCGGTACCGACGTATCGAAAGCGGAAGCTATCGAAAAGTCGTTCGACCTCGAAGACCACATCAACGGTCGATACGACGATTTTGCGCACGAAGAACTAGGTGCCGAGTTCCACCGCTTCCAGATCGAGTTCGAGAAACTCTACCGGCGGTTCTTCCAGGCGGGCAAGAAGAAACGCTACGCGGGCCACATCACCTGGAAGGAGGGAAAGGACGTCGACGACATCGACATCGTCGGCTTCGAGTACCAGCGCTCGGACATCGCCCCGATCACCAAGGAGGTCCAGCACCGAGTCATCGAGATGATCGTCCGCGAGGGCGACGTCGAAGGTGCAAAGGAGTACGTCAACGGCGTCATCGAAGACGTCCGCGAGGGAGATATCTCGCTCGAGGACATCGCGATCCCGGGCGGGATCGGCAAGCGACTGGACAATTACGACACCGACACGGCACAGGTCAGGGGCGCGAAGTACGCCAACCTCCTGTTGGGCACCAACTTCCAGCGGGGCAGCAAGCCGAAGCGGCTCTACCTCGACCGGGTCGATCCGTCGTTCTTCGAGCGCCTCGAGGCGGAGGACGGGTTCGACGCCCGCACCGATCCGCTCTACGGCGCGTTCAAGCGCGATCCCGACGTCATCTGCTTCGAGTACGAGGATCAGATTCCCGAGGCGTTCGACGTCGACTACGACAAGATGCTCGAGAAGACGCTACAGGGCCCGATCGAGCGGATCCTCGAGGCGTTGGGGATTTCGTGGGAGGAGGTGAAAAGCGGGCAAGAGCAGACAGGGTTGGACTCCTATATGTAA
- the rad50 gene encoding DNA double-strand break repair ATPase Rad50, whose translation MRVDRVRLLNFKCYGDADLTLEHGVTVVHGVNGSGKSTLLEAVFFALYGSKALDDRTLDDVITTGEEEAEVELWFTHDGREYHVDRRLKLRGDRATTTKCVLETPTETIEGARDVRREVTELLRMDAEAFVNCAYVRQGEVNKLIHASPSDRQDMIDDLLQLGALEDYRERASEARLGVKTVLDGQREVLEDIRNQVEQKEAKDLHERLNSLESRRADVAEEIEHYETQREQAQETLETAEDVLDRHAETRDEIETLEEEIEGLRSKISETERKREDAKDEIGEVRDRREELADERDDLLAETDLEATDPDEEAVEERIADLEARDEELRDDLEDVRVTITEGNNEIERLRSEADDLETRADEAREEADDLEDRIDADEEAIADREEKLEDLDEQIETARATFEDAPVEFGEAESQLEELEAEREELVSESNDLTADIRTAENAIEEGERLLEEGKCPECGQPVEDSPHVDVLDERREELADLEAEREELEAQRDEIDDRIDRAEDLREAERNVDRLEENRDNIEQLLAEKRETLADRREQRERLHEDADEYETEAEEKRAAAAEREADIDDARAELGAINTERGAIKETLETLERISAIADERAALESEIETLRERRQDWETMNDERREGLSEKRDRKRDLESEFDEERVETAREDKQNAEQYIEQVDDKLDELEEQRNGVQNAIGAVENELEELERLRERLESLEDRCEQLESLYDEAETLQTTYGELRAELRQRNVETLERLLNETFDLVYQNDSYAAIDLDGDYRLTVYQKDGEALEPEQLSGGERALFNLSLRCAIYRLLAEGVEGTAPMPPLILDEPTVFLDSGHVTQLVSLVESMRDLGVEQIVVVSHDEELVGAADSLVRVEKDATSNRSRLERGEPPEAELLASE comes from the coding sequence GTGAGAGTCGACCGCGTCCGCCTGTTGAACTTCAAGTGCTACGGCGACGCCGACCTTACACTCGAGCACGGGGTCACCGTCGTCCACGGCGTCAACGGCAGCGGGAAGTCGACGCTGCTCGAGGCGGTCTTCTTCGCGCTCTACGGCTCGAAGGCCTTGGACGATCGCACGCTAGACGACGTGATCACGACCGGCGAGGAAGAGGCCGAGGTCGAACTCTGGTTCACCCACGACGGCCGCGAGTATCACGTCGACCGCCGGCTCAAACTGCGCGGCGACCGCGCGACCACGACGAAGTGCGTCCTCGAGACGCCGACCGAGACGATCGAGGGGGCACGCGACGTGCGCCGGGAGGTGACCGAACTCCTGCGGATGGACGCCGAGGCGTTCGTCAACTGCGCGTACGTCCGGCAGGGCGAGGTCAACAAGCTCATTCACGCCTCGCCGAGCGACCGGCAGGACATGATCGACGACCTGCTCCAACTCGGCGCGCTCGAGGACTACCGCGAGCGGGCCAGCGAGGCCCGGCTCGGCGTCAAAACGGTGCTCGACGGCCAGCGCGAAGTCCTCGAGGACATCCGCAATCAGGTCGAGCAGAAAGAAGCGAAGGACCTCCACGAGCGGCTGAATAGCCTCGAGTCCCGCCGCGCCGACGTCGCGGAAGAGATCGAGCACTACGAAACGCAACGCGAGCAGGCTCAGGAAACCCTCGAGACGGCCGAAGACGTCCTCGATCGCCACGCGGAGACCCGCGACGAGATCGAGACGCTCGAGGAAGAGATCGAGGGGCTGCGGTCGAAGATCTCCGAGACCGAACGCAAGCGCGAGGACGCGAAAGACGAGATCGGCGAGGTCCGCGACCGACGCGAGGAACTCGCGGACGAGCGCGACGACCTGCTCGCGGAGACCGACCTCGAGGCCACGGACCCCGACGAGGAAGCGGTCGAGGAGCGAATCGCGGATCTCGAGGCCCGCGACGAGGAACTCCGGGACGACCTCGAGGACGTTCGCGTGACGATCACCGAAGGGAACAACGAGATCGAACGACTTCGGTCCGAGGCCGACGACCTCGAGACGCGGGCCGACGAGGCCCGCGAGGAGGCCGACGACCTCGAGGATCGGATCGACGCCGACGAGGAGGCGATCGCGGACCGCGAGGAGAAACTCGAGGACCTCGACGAGCAGATCGAGACCGCGCGAGCGACTTTCGAGGACGCGCCCGTCGAGTTCGGCGAGGCCGAGTCACAGCTCGAGGAACTCGAGGCCGAGCGCGAGGAACTGGTCTCGGAGAGCAACGATCTCACCGCCGATATCCGGACCGCCGAGAACGCGATCGAGGAGGGCGAGCGGTTACTCGAGGAGGGGAAGTGTCCCGAGTGCGGCCAACCGGTCGAGGACTCGCCCCACGTCGACGTACTGGATGAGCGCCGGGAGGAACTCGCCGACCTCGAGGCCGAGCGCGAGGAACTCGAGGCCCAGCGCGACGAGATCGACGATCGGATCGACCGCGCCGAGGACCTGCGGGAGGCCGAGCGGAACGTCGATCGGCTCGAGGAGAACCGCGACAACATCGAGCAACTGCTCGCGGAGAAACGCGAGACGCTGGCGGACCGCCGTGAACAGCGCGAGCGGCTCCACGAGGACGCCGACGAGTACGAAACCGAGGCCGAGGAAAAGCGTGCGGCGGCAGCGGAACGCGAAGCGGACATCGACGACGCGCGGGCCGAACTCGGCGCGATCAACACCGAACGCGGCGCGATCAAGGAGACCCTCGAGACGCTCGAACGAATCTCGGCGATCGCCGACGAGCGGGCGGCCCTCGAGAGCGAGATCGAAACCCTGCGGGAGCGACGCCAGGACTGGGAGACGATGAACGACGAGCGCCGCGAGGGGCTCTCCGAGAAGCGCGACCGCAAGCGCGACCTCGAGTCCGAGTTCGACGAGGAACGGGTCGAGACCGCCCGCGAGGACAAGCAAAACGCGGAGCAGTATATCGAGCAGGTCGACGACAAACTCGACGAACTCGAGGAGCAACGCAACGGCGTCCAGAACGCGATCGGCGCCGTCGAGAACGAGCTCGAGGAACTCGAGCGCCTCCGCGAGCGCCTCGAGAGCCTCGAGGATCGGTGTGAGCAACTCGAGTCGCTGTACGACGAGGCCGAGACGCTACAGACGACCTACGGGGAACTGCGGGCGGAACTGCGCCAGCGCAACGTCGAGACCTTGGAGCGGCTGCTCAACGAGACGTTCGATCTCGTCTATCAGAACGACTCCTACGCGGCGATCGATCTCGACGGCGACTACCGGCTGACGGTCTACCAGAAGGACGGCGAAGCGCTCGAGCCCGAGCAGCTATCCGGCGGCGAGCGGGCGCTGTTCAACCTCAGCCTGCGGTGTGCGATCTATCGGTTGCTCGCCGAGGGCGTAGAGGGAACCGCGCCGATGCCGCCGCTGATCTTGGACGAGCCGACGGTCTTCCTCGATTCGGGCCACGTCACGCAGCTCGTCTCGCTGGTCGAGTCCATGCGTGATCTGGGCGTCGAACAGATCGTCGTCGTCAGCCACGACGAGGAACTCGTCGGCGCGGCCGATTCGCTCGTCCGGGTCGAAAAGGACGCCACGTCGAACCGCTCGCGACTCGAGCGCGGCGAGCCGCCGGAAGCGGAACTGCTCGCGTCGGAGTAA
- the mre11 gene encoding DNA double-strand break repair protein Mre11: MTRVLHTGDTHLGYQQYNSPERRQDFLEAFRTVVEDAVADDVDAVVHAGDLFHDRRPGLVDLQGTVDILRVLADADIPFLAVVGNHESKRDAQWLDLFADLGLATRLGAEPVVVDDIAVYGLDFVPRSRRDDLTYDFDAVPDDAAYATLVSHGLFEPFAHADWDTETVLEESTVDFDAVLLGDNHKPDTAEVRDTWVTYCGSTERASASEREDRGYNLVDFADDEVAISRRGLSSTREFVFVDADLAEGEGVDRVQERVRQHDLEDAVVIVTVEGEGRPIAPAAIEELAIDRGALVARVNDRRELPDEDEDVSVSFANPDDAVRERVREMGLSNAALEIDETVRSGDLADSNVRESVERRVRDLLEDDESAFEPAPEREPGDEDVTTVADQFADESGTATDTAAAESTGSADADGDADRAAATNGGEIEAEATPDASDGTTADIDDDGDTDPAETDETTDADADADTASLGDFA; this comes from the coding sequence ATGACGCGGGTACTACACACGGGCGATACCCACCTTGGGTACCAGCAGTACAATTCGCCCGAGCGACGACAGGACTTCCTCGAGGCGTTCCGGACCGTCGTCGAGGACGCGGTCGCGGACGACGTCGACGCGGTGGTCCACGCCGGCGACCTCTTTCACGACCGCCGGCCGGGACTGGTCGACCTGCAGGGAACCGTCGACATCCTCCGGGTGCTCGCCGACGCCGACATCCCCTTTCTCGCCGTCGTCGGCAACCACGAGTCGAAACGCGACGCCCAGTGGCTCGATCTCTTCGCGGATCTCGGACTGGCGACCCGGCTCGGTGCCGAGCCGGTCGTCGTCGACGACATCGCCGTCTACGGGCTGGACTTCGTCCCCCGCTCACGGCGGGACGATCTGACCTACGATTTCGACGCCGTCCCGGACGATGCGGCGTACGCGACGCTGGTGAGCCACGGCCTCTTCGAACCCTTCGCGCACGCGGACTGGGATACCGAGACGGTCCTCGAGGAGTCGACGGTCGATTTCGACGCTGTCCTGCTGGGGGACAACCACAAACCGGACACCGCGGAGGTACGCGATACGTGGGTCACCTACTGCGGGTCGACCGAGCGCGCGAGCGCCAGCGAGCGCGAGGACCGGGGCTACAACCTCGTCGATTTCGCGGACGACGAAGTCGCGATCAGCCGCCGGGGGCTCTCCTCGACCCGGGAGTTCGTCTTCGTCGACGCCGACCTCGCGGAGGGGGAAGGCGTCGACCGCGTGCAGGAACGCGTCCGCCAGCACGACCTCGAGGACGCGGTCGTCATCGTCACTGTCGAGGGCGAGGGCCGCCCCATCGCACCGGCCGCGATCGAGGAACTCGCCATCGACCGCGGCGCGCTCGTCGCCCGCGTCAACGATCGCCGCGAACTGCCCGACGAGGACGAGGACGTATCGGTGAGCTTCGCGAACCCGGACGACGCCGTCCGCGAACGGGTGCGCGAGATGGGGCTCAGCAACGCCGCGCTCGAGATCGACGAGACCGTCCGGAGCGGCGACCTCGCCGATTCGAACGTCCGCGAGTCGGTCGAACGGCGGGTTCGCGACCTGCTCGAGGACGACGAGTCGGCGTTCGAGCCCGCGCCGGAACGGGAACCGGGCGACGAGGACGTGACGACGGTCGCCGATCAGTTCGCGGACGAAAGCGGGACGGCGACAGACACGGCAGCGGCCGAGTCGACCGGCTCGGCGGACGCCGACGGCGACGCCGACAGGGCGGCCGCGACGAACGGAGGCGAGATCGAGGCCGAGGCGACCCCCGATGCCAGCGACGGCACGACTGCTGACATCGACGATGACGGCGACACTGACCCCGCCGAGACGGACGAAACTACTGATGCCGATGCCGACGCGGATACCGCGTCGCTGGGTGATTTCGCGTGA
- a CDS encoding helix-turn-helix domain-containing protein, giving the protein MSASESLRQETSERGTWDDVRELPPSAKLVAKVLEYNDTMTQQQIADETLLPSRTVRYALNRLDEENVIDSRFSFSDARKRLYSLDIES; this is encoded by the coding sequence ATGAGTGCTTCAGAGTCGCTTCGACAGGAGACCAGCGAGCGGGGAACGTGGGACGACGTGCGCGAGCTGCCGCCGAGCGCGAAACTCGTCGCGAAGGTCCTCGAGTACAACGACACGATGACCCAACAACAGATCGCCGACGAGACGCTCCTCCCCTCTCGGACCGTGCGGTACGCGCTCAACCGACTCGACGAGGAGAACGTCATCGATTCGCGCTTTTCGTTCTCCGACGCCCGCAAGCGCCTGTACAGTCTCGATATCGAATCGTAA
- a CDS encoding proteasome-activating nucleotidase: MSDTVDDVDLPYDEDEASQQEKIQALEERLEILEAQNEEMRDKLLDANAENNKYQQKLERLTHENKKLKQSPLFVATVQEVTDEGVIIKQHGNNQEALTEVTDEMREDIEPDARVAVNNSLSIVKPLSNETDVRARVMEVTESPEVSYEDIGGLEEQMQEVRETVEMPLEKPEMFDDVGIDPPSGVLLYGPPGTGKTMLAKAVANQTDATFIKMAGSELVHKFIGEGAKLVRDLFDVAREHEPAVIFIDEIDAIAAKRTESKTSGDAEVQRTMMQLLSEMDGFEERGEIRIIAATNRFDMLDRAILRPGRFDRLIEVPKPNAEGREIIFEIHTRGMNVADDVEFAELAEEADNASGADIKAVCTEAGMFAIRDDRTEIRMEDFRNAWDKVQAESDETEDVSKTFA; this comes from the coding sequence ATGAGCGACACCGTGGACGACGTCGACCTCCCATATGATGAGGACGAGGCGTCCCAACAGGAGAAAATCCAGGCGCTCGAGGAACGGCTGGAGATCCTCGAGGCGCAAAACGAGGAGATGCGCGACAAGCTCCTCGACGCCAACGCCGAGAACAACAAGTACCAGCAGAAACTCGAGCGACTCACACACGAGAACAAGAAACTCAAGCAGTCGCCGCTGTTCGTCGCCACCGTCCAAGAGGTCACGGACGAGGGCGTCATTATCAAACAGCACGGGAACAATCAGGAGGCGCTGACCGAAGTCACCGACGAGATGCGCGAGGACATCGAACCCGACGCGCGGGTCGCGGTCAACAACTCGCTGTCTATCGTCAAGCCCCTCTCGAACGAAACCGACGTCCGCGCTCGCGTGATGGAAGTCACCGAGAGCCCGGAGGTCAGCTACGAGGACATCGGCGGGCTCGAAGAGCAGATGCAAGAGGTCCGCGAGACCGTCGAGATGCCCCTCGAGAAGCCCGAGATGTTCGACGACGTGGGCATCGACCCGCCCAGCGGCGTCCTGCTCTACGGGCCGCCGGGCACCGGCAAAACGATGCTCGCCAAGGCCGTCGCCAACCAGACCGACGCCACCTTCATCAAGATGGCCGGCTCGGAACTGGTCCACAAGTTCATCGGCGAGGGGGCAAAGCTCGTCCGCGACCTCTTCGATGTCGCCCGCGAGCACGAACCCGCAGTGATCTTCATCGACGAGATCGACGCCATCGCGGCCAAGCGGACCGAGTCCAAGACCTCCGGCGACGCCGAGGTCCAGCGGACCATGATGCAACTCCTCTCGGAGATGGACGGCTTCGAGGAGCGCGGCGAGATCCGCATCATCGCCGCCACCAACCGCTTCGACATGCTCGACCGCGCCATCCTTCGACCCGGCCGGTTCGACCGCCTGATCGAAGTGCCAAAGCCCAACGCCGAGGGCCGCGAGATCATCTTCGAGATCCACACCCGCGGGATGAACGTCGCCGACGACGTCGAATTCGCTGAACTGGCCGAAGAGGCCGACAACGCCTCCGGTGCCGACATCAAAGCGGTCTGTACCGAGGCCGGCATGTTCGCCATCCGCGACGACCGCACCGAGATCCGGATGGAGGACTTCCGCAACGCGTGGGACAAGGTCCAAGCCGAATCCGACGAGACGGAAGACGTCTCGAAAACCTTCGCCTAA
- a CDS encoding DUF5684 domain-containing protein, with product MSYLDITTAVLQQGGGEAGGGLTMIIGLLFVVSYIAGAWKTFSKANQPGWAAIIPIYNWYIMFKIGNNEWWWVLVMFVPIVNIYATYKLFAGVSNAFGYGIGFTLGLWFLGFLFFPLLGFGDATYRGSPTLGA from the coding sequence ATGTCATATTTGGATATTACAACCGCCGTGCTGCAACAAGGTGGCGGCGAAGCCGGCGGCGGCCTCACGATGATCATCGGATTGCTGTTTGTCGTGTCCTACATCGCAGGCGCATGGAAGACCTTCAGTAAAGCCAATCAACCCGGCTGGGCGGCGATCATCCCCATCTACAACTGGTACATCATGTTCAAAATCGGGAACAACGAGTGGTGGTGGGTCCTCGTCATGTTCGTTCCCATCGTGAATATTTACGCTACCTACAAACTGTTCGCCGGCGTTTCGAACGCGTTCGGCTACGGGATCGGGTTCACTCTCGGGCTGTGGTTCCTGGGATTCCTCTTCTTCCCGCTGCTCGGCTTCGGCGACGCGACGTATCGTGGCTCTCCCACGCTGGGCGCGTAG
- the mvaD gene encoding phosphomevalonate decarboxylase MvaD codes for MKATAMAHPIQGLVKYHGMRDEIERLPYHDSISVCTAPSHTRTTVEFSMDYDEDTFIVDGEELEGRAHERVEAVVEKARSKSDAAHTVYPVRLESENSFPTNVGLGSSSSGFAAAAMALAEAAELDASKGEISTIARVGSASAARAVTGAFSHLRTGMNDEDCRSERIPSNLHEDLKIIVGLVPYHKDTDDAHREAADSHMFQARNAHIHEQIAKMRDSLRNDDFEGVFERAEHDSLSLAATTMTGPSGWVYWQPATLAVFNKVRELREEEDIPVYFSTDTGASVYVNTTEEHADEVEEAVSDCGVSTTTWDVGGPARLLEEDDHLF; via the coding sequence ATGAAAGCCACGGCCATGGCCCACCCCATTCAGGGACTGGTCAAGTATCACGGGATGCGCGACGAGATCGAGCGGCTTCCGTACCACGACAGTATCAGCGTCTGTACGGCCCCCAGCCACACGCGGACGACCGTCGAGTTCTCGATGGATTACGACGAGGACACCTTCATCGTCGACGGCGAGGAACTCGAGGGACGGGCCCACGAACGGGTCGAGGCCGTCGTCGAGAAGGCCCGCTCGAAGTCCGACGCCGCCCACACCGTCTACCCGGTCCGCCTCGAGAGCGAGAACAGCTTCCCGACGAACGTCGGACTGGGGTCGTCTTCCTCTGGCTTTGCGGCCGCGGCGATGGCGCTGGCCGAGGCGGCCGAACTCGACGCCTCGAAAGGGGAAATTTCGACGATTGCGCGCGTCGGGTCGGCCTCGGCCGCGCGGGCGGTCACCGGCGCGTTCTCGCATCTCCGCACCGGGATGAACGACGAGGACTGTCGCTCCGAGCGGATCCCCTCGAACCTCCACGAGGACCTGAAGATCATCGTCGGCCTCGTCCCCTACCACAAGGACACCGACGACGCCCACCGCGAGGCCGCCGACAGCCACATGTTCCAGGCCCGCAACGCCCACATCCACGAGCAGATCGCGAAGATGCGTGACTCCCTGCGCAACGACGACTTCGAGGGCGTGTTCGAACGCGCCGAACACGACTCGCTGTCGCTGGCCGCGACGACCATGACCGGCCCCTCCGGGTGGGTCTACTGGCAGCCGGCCACGCTTGCGGTCTTCAACAAGGTCCGCGAACTCCGCGAGGAAGAGGACATCCCCGTCTACTTCTCGACGGACACCGGTGCCAGCGTCTACGTCAACACCACCGAAGAACACGCCGATGAAGTCGAGGAAGCCGTCTCCGACTGCGGCGTCTCGACGACCACGTGGGACGTCGGCGGCCCCGCCCGCCTGCTCGAGGAAGACGACCACCTGTTTTAA